In a genomic window of Mycolicibacterium neoaurum VKM Ac-1815D:
- a CDS encoding ferredoxin reductase translates to MCSLDLRGLTKWSQKPARDIATASPEGGSTINMIRGLAARATTPLLPDDYLKMLNPLWTARELRGAIVDVRRETEDSATVVIKPGWGFAADYQPGQYVGIGLRVDGRWHWRSYSLTSVPERDGKLISITVKATPEGFLSTHLVNGVKPGTIVRLAAPKGQFALPDPPPVKMLLVTAGSGITPVIAMLRSIAQRGQTSNIVHIHSAPSPQDVIFHDELIEMQDGRPDYRLHLQMTDRMGHLDLDRLADIVPDWTERPTWACGPPAMLDDIERVWTAAGLPENQLHMERFVIDRTDKGGEGGTVTFAISDKTIEVDGATSLLEAGERLGIQMPFGCRMGICQTCVLPLESGHVRDFRSGVEHGEGDRIQTCVSAASGDCTINV, encoded by the coding sequence GATCTTCGCGGGCTGACGAAATGGAGCCAGAAGCCCGCGCGTGATATCGCGACGGCGTCGCCGGAGGGCGGCTCCACGATCAACATGATCCGCGGGCTGGCGGCCAGGGCCACCACTCCGCTCCTACCCGACGACTACCTGAAGATGCTCAACCCCCTGTGGACCGCCCGCGAACTACGCGGTGCGATCGTCGATGTCCGCAGGGAGACCGAGGATTCGGCCACGGTCGTCATCAAACCGGGGTGGGGTTTCGCCGCCGACTATCAGCCCGGTCAGTACGTCGGAATCGGCCTGCGGGTCGACGGCCGGTGGCACTGGCGGTCCTACTCCCTGACCTCGGTGCCCGAACGCGACGGCAAGCTGATCTCGATCACCGTCAAGGCCACCCCGGAAGGCTTCCTGTCCACCCACCTCGTCAACGGTGTGAAACCCGGAACAATTGTTCGCTTGGCGGCCCCCAAGGGGCAGTTCGCCCTGCCCGATCCGCCGCCGGTGAAGATGCTCCTCGTCACCGCGGGCAGCGGGATAACCCCGGTGATCGCCATGCTGAGGTCCATCGCGCAGCGCGGTCAGACCAGCAATATCGTGCACATCCACTCGGCGCCGTCGCCGCAGGATGTCATCTTTCACGACGAGCTGATCGAGATGCAGGACGGCAGGCCCGACTACCGGCTGCACCTGCAGATGACCGACCGGATGGGGCACCTCGACCTGGACCGGCTGGCCGATATCGTCCCCGACTGGACCGAGCGGCCCACCTGGGCATGCGGGCCACCGGCCATGCTGGACGATATCGAGCGCGTCTGGACGGCGGCCGGGCTGCCCGAAAACCAGTTGCACATGGAGCGATTCGTCATCGACCGGACCGACAAGGGCGGTGAGGGCGGCACGGTGACCTTCGCCATCTCGGACAAGACGATCGAGGTCGACGGAGCCACATCCCTGCTGGAGGCCGGCGAGCGCCTCGGCATTCAGATGCCCTTCGGATGCCGGATGGGAATCTGCCAAACCTGCGTGCTGCCACTGGAATCCGGGCATGTGCGCGACTTCCGGTCAGGCGTCGAGCACGGCGAGGGTGACCGGATCCAGACCTGCGTCTCGGCCGCGTCCGGCGACTGCACCATCAACGTCTAG